A part of Crassostrea angulata isolate pt1a10 chromosome 5, ASM2561291v2, whole genome shotgun sequence genomic DNA contains:
- the LOC128184919 gene encoding uncharacterized protein LOC128184919 yields MAESQDDQMQSVVTCDTCDETAEHLCITCQDRLCPRCKVVHSRSKASFDHEVVLLSSSSISQAHEERFSSQQVCSKHVGYRISICCGDCEIPICEKCLLPDHNGHRVISIPDLIKQKKPKLEAKYLAISSQLPQYEEKLAEIKERSYMVAKNGDHLEEKIEKHFRTIKSQIENHKSRLIKDVRKNKTVVMDNLKSHEEKFEEYIKEMKTFMSEFKTNAKNHFILFGNCDVGATMPNGIPRTQFPELLQYKTELHDAVPLNSLCGRLFEGNIIQRENYTKTLQDISVGNNDIKSLAYRYQDDTFWLYTDGNIFQIDRKGSVLHKIVAHIQTLNNKPVVVSRSGTVIYRQKQFTLNEKKYCGFDKEFFTTSYSAPLCLWARKEGGVIVGFLDKDESDGGFFWLTEDAVIEKEIRKDSAWNDVYKKYFVLRNRAYVAENVNGDICFSNRSVEVYDSNLQHRFSYPELTDVSDFLPQDIYTDDFGHILIADKRSRLIHILNKDGGLLKMVKLPGLNRSYPISLTIDINRCLCVGCSDGKIRFIDYLSVLGNL; encoded by the coding sequence ATGGCGGAATCTCAGGATGACCAAATGCAAAGTGTGGTTACTTGTGATACGTGCGACGAAACAGCAGAGCATCTTTGTATAACTTGCCAGGATAGACTGTGTCCTAGATGTAAAGTAGTTCACAGTAGGAGTAAGGCGTCATTTGACCATGAAGTTGTTTTGTTGAGTTCCAGTTCCATTTCCCAGGCACATGAGGAACGTTTTTCCTCTCAACAGGTCTGTAGCAAGCACGTCGGTTATAGAATAAGCATTTGCTGTGGTGATTGTGAAATACCAATCTGCGAAAAGTGTCTTCTACCCGATCACAATGGACACCGAGTAATAAGCATTCCGGATTTAATTAAGCAGAAAAAACCAAAGCTCGAAGCAAAGTATTTGGCGATTTCCTCTCAGCTTCCTCAATATGAAGAAAAACTGGCAGAAATCAAAGAGAGAAGCTATATGGTTGCAAAAAACGGCGACCATTTGGAAGAGAAGATAGAGAAGCATTTTCGAACTATCAAATCCCAAATTGAAAATCATAAGTCAAGGCTGATAAAAGATGTGcgtaaaaacaaaacagttgtCATGGATAATTTGAAGTCGCACGAAGAAAAGTTTGAAGAATAcattaaagaaatgaaaacgTTTATGTCGGAATTCAAAACCAAtgcaaaaaatcatttcatctTATTTGGAAATTGTGATGTAGGTGCAACAATGCCAAATGGTATTCCGAGGACACAATTTCCAGAACTACTTCAGTATAAAACAGAATTACATGATGCAGTTCCTTTGAATTCTCTCTGTGGTCGTCTCTTTGAGGGAAACATAATTCAACGCGAAAATTACACCAAAACGTTGCAAGATATATCTGTGGGAAACAATGATATTAAGTCTTTAGCCTACAGATATCAAGATGACACGTTTTGGCTATATACAGATGGaaacatatttcaaattgaCAGGAAGGGAAGCGTTTTGCATAAAATAGTGGCACACATTCAGACTTTAAACAATAAACCAGTTGTTGTTTCTCGTTCAGGTACAGTCATTTACAGACAAAAACAGTTCACTCTCAATGAGAAGAAATACTGCGGTTTTGATAAAGAGTTTTTTACTACCAGCTACTCTGCACCACTGTGTTTATGGGCAAGAAAAGAAGGTGGTGTTATTGTTGGGTTTTTAGACAAAGATGAAAGCGATGGCGGATTTTTTTGGCTTACAGAGGATGCAGttatagaaaaagaaattagAAAAGACTCCGCCTGGAATgatgtatacaaaaaatattttgttttacgcaaTCGGGCATATGTAGCTGAAAACGTGAACGGGGATATATGTTTTTCAAACAGAAGTGTAGAAGTTTACGATTCAAATCTTCAGCATCGCTTCTCCTACCCAGAATTAACAGATGTTAGCGATTTCCTTCCTCAAGATATATATACCGACGATTTCGGACACATTTTAATTGCAGATAAAAGAAGCCGCCTCATTCACATTCTAAACAAAGATGGTGGTTTGCTAAAGATGGTAAAACTACCTGGACTGAACAGAAGCTATCCCATATCTTTGACAATTGATATAAATCGTTGTCTGTGTGTTGGGTGTTCTGATGGGAAGATTAGATTTATCGACTATTTATCAGTTCTTGGCAACTTGTAA
- the LOC128184360 gene encoding polyadenylate-binding protein 4-like, which produces MSTTDSSEAQKQMIGERLYPLVSQMQPELAFATKITGMLLELDNTELLHLLESRESLEAKVEEAVAVLQARWTMHSEHVVTDQSKDPLTAAMLASVPPDKQKQIIGERLFPLISKICLEYAGKITGMMLEIDNLELLHLLESREFLEAKVKEAIAVLETHKH; this is translated from the coding sequence ATGTCAACCACCGACTCATCGGAGGCGCAGAAGCAAATGATTGGTGAGCGTTTGTACCCTCTCGTCTCCCAAATGCAACCGGAACTTGCTTTTGCTACAAAGATTACTGGAATGTTGCTAGAACTTGACAACACAGAGTTATTGCATTTGTTGGAATCTCGAGAATCATTGGAGGCGAAAGTAGAAGAAGCGGTTGCTGTGTTGCAAGCTCGTTGGACTATGCACTCGGAACATGTTGTCACGGATCAAAGCAAAGACCCATTAACAGCCGCCATGTTGGCCTCTGTTCCACCAGATAAACAGAAGCAGATCATTGGCGAACGCTTGTTTCCTCTTATCTCTAAGATATGTCTGGAATATGCTGGTAAAATCACAGGGATGATGTTAGAAATTGACAACTTAGAGCTGCTGCATTTATTGGAATCCCGAGAGTTTTTGGAGGCAAAGGTCAAAGAAGCAATTGCTGTGCTGGAAACTCACAAGCATTGA
- the LOC128184357 gene encoding uncharacterized protein LOC128184357 has protein sequence MATPSDRSRQMQKTATSTSSSGYLYHQVCKKHPNFRACIGCQKCDVPVCEKCLVGEHNGHNLIELEKLYQNRKEKLEQKLPTVRSELTKFETELERVKRRQKEVSENIDTVKGEIECHFESAISAFEDFKRQLLNRVDLKTSTSLHLLKDQEKHLQTCIQKMLEYIVNFQNADLEKKISFILYSACSTEEFIPEHCPLSFKPGIVKYSKGCIEKSVMHKLSGYVFEKQDNATILEKEAIQVIKTINLNQADVLSLSSDSGLYWVFLSNKNHFEKYNEKGVCVEEIKVDLQSTRNKPFCIVDNTGVHAIYRTGTNKLSMLKHSQQKSFIDVAPLRITCLCLTRIGEILAGLVKLTKENYFGIARYSLEGERKQFITQMMKKWEREPILEGLVYRTYITENINGDICLSGETSLTKVVNIIRPNGDHRFTYEGKEASMSQPFLPRGICTNELGNILIADESNHGIHVLNKDGGFLTMLTIPDDPRASPISLCLDHHNNICIGCADGKIKILKYLG, from the coding sequence ATGGCTACTCCATCCGACAGAAGTCGCCAAATGCAGAAAACTGCCACCAGTACGTCGTCTTCTGGATATCTATATCATCAAGTATGCAAGAAACACCCCAACTTTCGTGCTTGTATTGGATGTCAAAAATGCGACGTTCCAGTCTGTGAGAAATGCCTTGTTGGAGAGCACAATGGACACAATCTGATAGAATTAGAAAAACTGTATCAAAACAGGAAGGAAAAACTAGAGCAGAAGCTACCAACAGTTCGCTCTGAgcttacaaaatttgaaacTGAGTTAGAGAGGGTAAAAAGGAGACAGAAAGAAGTGTCCGAAAACATTGACACAGTTAAAGGAGAAATTGAATGTCATTTTGAAAGTGCTATCTCTGCTTTCGAAGACTTCAAACGACAACTTTTGAACAGAGTTGATTTGAAAACTTCAACATCCCTACATTTGCTGAAAGATCAAGAAAAACATTTACAAACATGTATCCAAAAAATGCTGGAATACATAGTCAACTTTCAAAATGCagatttagaaaagaaaatatcatttattttatacagTGCATGTTCTACAGAAGAATTTATACCGGAACATTGCCCCTTATCTTTTAAGCCGGGAATTGTAAAATACTCAAAAGGCTGTATAGAGAAAAGTGTTATGCACAAACTTTCTggatatgtttttgaaaaacaagaTAATGCCACAATTCTGGAGAAAGAAGCAATACAGGTGATAAAAACTATTAATCTAAACCAAGCAGATGTGTTATCACTTTCTTCGGATTCAGGCTTATACTGGgtctttttatcaaataaaaatcattttgagaAATATAACGAGAAAGGCGTTTGCGTTGAAGAAATCAAAGTTGATCTTCAGAGCACAAGAAACAAGCCATTTTGCATCGTAGACAACACGGGTGTACATGCAATTTACAGAACCGGAACTAATAAACTCTCCATGTTGAAACATTCACAGCAGAAATCGTTCATTGATGTTGCACCTTTGAGGATTACGTGTCTTTGTTTAACCAGAATTGGTGAAATATTGGCAGGATTAGTAAAGCTTACAAAAGAAAACTATTTTGGAATTGCTCGTTATAGTCTTGAGGGTGAACGCAAACAGTTTATAACACAGATGATGAAAAAATGGGAACGAGAACCCATTCTGGAAGGTTTAGTTTACCGTACATATATCACGGAAAATATTAATGGGGACATTTGTCTGTCAGGTGAAACATCCTTGACGAAAGTTGTGAATATTATCCGACCCAATGGAGATCATAGGTTTACCTATGAAGGAAAAGAAGCTTCTATGTCTCAGCCGTTCTTACCCCGTGGAATATGTACCAATGAATTAGGTAATATTCTTATTGCAGACGAGAGCAACCATGGGATCCATGTTTTAAACAAGGACGGTGGATTCCTGACTATGTTAACCATTCCTGACGATCCACGGGCCAGTCCAATTTCTTTGTGCCTAGACCATCATAACAATATCTGCATTGGATGTGCagatggaaaaataaaaatcctgaAATATTTGGGCTAA